GAAGATAATCCTCGTTTTAATGCGGGTACTGGCTCTGTGTTACAGTCTGATGGACAAATTCGTATGAGCGCTTCTTTGATGGATGGAGAGGCACAGCGTTTTAGTGGGGTGATTAATGTTTCTCGGGTAAAAAATCCCATTGATTTGGCGAAGATTTTGCAAGATAGAGAGGATCGCATTTTGTCTGATTATGGCAGTATGCAGTTATTACGAGAGTTAAATTCTCCTATTTATGATCCCCTGACAGATTTACGGTTACAGGAATGGATTGAGGAGAGGAAGGGGAATTTTAGTAGTAAGATGGCGGGAGTTGTGGCGGAGTCAGAAAACGCTCGGCGAGGCACCATTGGGGTGGTTGCCCTTGATAGTATGGGTAGGGTGAGTGCTGGTACTTCTACGGGGGGTAAAGGTTTGGAATATGTGGGCAGGGTAAGTGATTCGGCGATGCCTGCGGGAAATTATGCCAATGCTGTGGCAGGGGTGAGTTGTACGGGCATTGGGGAGGATATTATTGATGAGTGTTTGGCGGCGAAGGTGGTAATTCGCACCACCGATGGTTTATCTTTGTATGATGCCATGGAAAAATCCATGAAGGAGGCGAAGGACAATAAACGGGATTTAGGGGCGATCGCCCTTAGCCGTGATGGTAAGATAGTATGGGGAAAAACCAGTGAGGTTTTATTATCGGCATACCATAATGGCAGTAGTATTAATGACTGTCTGGAATGGAATGATGAGAGTTTGGTAAATGAAGATGGGGAATAATATCAAGTTCGAGTAATCGGTTATGCAAAGGATTACTGTTTTGTCCCCTAAATCCCCCAATTCTGGGGGACTTTCATTGTCATATCCCTATTCTCCATTCACACCATCATCATCATTATTTTTTCTCCTTGGTTAACCTCGGTAACTCCCACGGGTAAAATTGCCAAGGCGTTGGTTTGCTGTAAGTTAATCAAATTTCCTGAGAGATGAAGCCCTCGGGAAACATTAAATTGATGTTGTCCATCAACAATATTTGCCCTACCCCATATATAACATTCCCTTTTTTCCTCCCCTCGGAGGTTTTCCTGACAAATGCCCTCGATAATTTGGGGGCGATAATAGTTTGTTTCTCCTGATAGCTTACTAATGGCACTTTGTAAAAAACGCCAACATATCACCATGGTAGAAACAGGATTACCGGGAATACCAAAATATAGTTTTTGGTCGGGAAAAACAGCCACTGTCAAGGGTTTACCTGGTTTAATGGCTACTTTTTCCATTAAAATTTTGCCCCCTAATTTGACTAATATCTCCTTGACATAATCGTATTCCCCCACGGAAACTCCCCCTGTGGATAGGACAAAATCGCTTTTTTCTAGGGCAGAGGCGATCGCCCCTTCTAATTTATCCTTTTGGTCGGGTACAATGCCCATGGGGATAGATTTAGCACCATTCTGGAACACAAAACTATGGAGTAGGTATTGGTTAGAATCGATGATTTTCCCTTTGCTCAAATCCTCATAGGGAGTAATCAACTCATCCCCTGTAGATATAATAGCAACTAAGGGCGATCGCACCACCTTTACATCCACCGATTGCGCCGTTGCCAATATTGCCATTTCAGGAGGATTAATTCTCACCCCTGCAGGTAACAAACAACTATGCGCCCCATAAAAAGAACCTTTTTTCCTGACAAAATTACCCCCAGCGCAAGGCTCAACAATTTTAACCCTATCCCCCTCCCTTTCTGTTTTCTCCTGCATCACCACACTATCCGCCCCCTCTGGCATCATCCCCCCTGTAAAAATACGGGCGCATTGATTAGCCGACAACTTTTTTCGGGGAACATAACCCGCTGGGATTTCTTCAATAATTTTCAGAAAAACTTGATCCCCATCTTTGATGTTTGCCAAATCTTGAGAGCGCACCGCATAACCATCCATGGCTGAATTATCCCAGTAGGGAAAATCATGGGGAGAATAAATATCTTCAGCTAAAATACGATGATAGGCTTGGCTTAAATTAACCGTCTCAAATTCTTGTAAAGGTTGAACTTGATCAATAATAATCTTAAAGGCTTCTTGGATAGGTAACATAAAAGATGGCAACAAAATTTCAGTAAAGAGTTAAAGTGTGACTATGATCAAAATTCATAATCAACTTTTATTATCAATCAACAACTATTAATAATCAATTACCATTGTGTGAGGAATAAGCATCGTGGACGAATTTAGAACAGCTTTAGAAGTAGCCACCGAGGAAGAATTGCAACAACTGACAAACATTTTATTTTGTCGTCGTCTCAACCCCATCGACTATTTACAAACCCCTGCCCCCCTTGATGTCCAAAGTCAGGATAAACATGGTTGGTTAGATAGCATTGAGCAAAGATTTCGCTTTTTGGCCGCCGATGGCATGACAGTTTTACAACGTCGTACTAATCAAGTATCCTATCGCCAAATATTGATTCAAGTCTGCCGTTATCTCAAAATTCCCTATGGTGTATCCATGGCAACTGTTGATATTGAGGGGGAAATTTTTTTACATCTATTACAAAAGGCATGGGCAAAGTTGCCTCCCCATGAGCAAAATTCTATCCGTAATCAGGTGATTAAATCTCTTGCTAATTCTACTACTCCAGAGCCATTACCTTTAAAGTTACAACATGATCCCCTAAAAATCATGCTCAAGGGTAGCGGAATAATTGCCATTAGTTCTATTTTAAAGTCTTGGTTGTTGAAAAAAATTGCCCAACAGTTTGCTCTTCATTTTGCAACCTATCAGGTAGCCAAAAGCAGTTTAATAAAAGGAGGAGTCGCCTTTGCTTCTGGTTTTCAAAATCAATTTGCCCTGCAGATGGCAAAACAAGGGATGATCGTTAATACGGCTCGTTATACCGCTGTCAGAAGTGCTTTTGCTTTTCTTGGCCCTGCTTTATGGGGCTGTTTTTTGGCTGATTTGGGTTGGAGGGCGATCGCCACTAACTACACCCGTATTATTCCTGTC
The sequence above is a segment of the Cyanobacterium stanieri PCC 7202 genome. Coding sequences within it:
- a CDS encoding asparaginase (PFAM: Asparaginase~COGs: COG1446 Asparaginase~InterPro IPR000246~KEGG: syp:SYNPCC7002_A0824 L-asparagine amidohydrolase~PFAM: peptidase T2 asparaginase 2~SPTR: L-asparagine amidohydrolase), which gives rise to MSNQITPKLIIHGGAGSSLKGKGGLKAVRESLHEIVREVYQVLLSGKSANEAVILGCQLLEDNPRFNAGTGSVLQSDGQIRMSASLMDGEAQRFSGVINVSRVKNPIDLAKILQDREDRILSDYGSMQLLRELNSPIYDPLTDLRLQEWIEERKGNFSSKMAGVVAESENARRGTIGVVALDSMGRVSAGTSTGGKGLEYVGRVSDSAMPAGNYANAVAGVSCTGIGEDIIDECLAAKVVIRTTDGLSLYDAMEKSMKEAKDNKRDLGAIALSRDGKIVWGKTSEVLLSAYHNGSSINDCLEWNDESLVNEDGE
- a CDS encoding hypothetical protein (COGs: COG4735 conserved hypothetical protein~KEGG: cyh:Cyan8802_1313 hypothetical protein~SPTR: Putative uncharacterized protein); this encodes MDEFRTALEVATEEELQQLTNILFCRRLNPIDYLQTPAPLDVQSQDKHGWLDSIEQRFRFLAADGMTVLQRRTNQVSYRQILIQVCRYLKIPYGVSMATVDIEGEIFLHLLQKAWAKLPPHEQNSIRNQVIKSLANSTTPEPLPLKLQHDPLKIMLKGSGIIAISSILKSWLLKKIAQQFALHFATYQVAKSSLIKGGVAFASGFQNQFALQMAKQGMIVNTARYTAVRSAFAFLGPALWGCFLADLGWRAIATNYTRIIPVIFTLAQIRLTRI
- a CDS encoding molybdopterin molybdochelatase (PFAM: Probable molybdopterin binding domain; MoeA N-terminal region (domain I and II); MoeA C-terminal region (domain IV)~TIGRFAM: molybdenum cofactor synthesis domain~COGs: COG0303 Molybdopterin biosynthesis enzyme~InterProIPR008284:IPR005110:IPR001453:IPR005111:IPR 020817~KEGG: mar:MAE_60400 molybdopterin biosynthesis protein~PFAM: MoeA domain protein domain I and II; molybdopterin binding domain; MoeA domain protein domain IV~SPTR: Genome sequencing data, contig C316;~TIGRFAM: molybdenum cofactor synthesis domain protein), which codes for MLPIQEAFKIIIDQVQPLQEFETVNLSQAYHRILAEDIYSPHDFPYWDNSAMDGYAVRSQDLANIKDGDQVFLKIIEEIPAGYVPRKKLSANQCARIFTGGMMPEGADSVVMQEKTEREGDRVKIVEPCAGGNFVRKKGSFYGAHSCLLPAGVRINPPEMAILATAQSVDVKVVRSPLVAIISTGDELITPYEDLSKGKIIDSNQYLLHSFVFQNGAKSIPMGIVPDQKDKLEGAIASALEKSDFVLSTGGVSVGEYDYVKEILVKLGGKILMEKVAIKPGKPLTVAVFPDQKLYFGIPGNPVSTMVICWRFLQSAISKLSGETNYYRPQIIEGICQENLRGEEKRECYIWGRANIVDGQHQFNVSRGLHLSGNLINLQQTNALAILPVGVTEVNQGEKIMMMMV